AGAATGCCTACGTAAATCCTATTTTTTGAAGTTGTATATTTTCCTTAATTAATTATGTAATTAATTCTTGTCCCGACGAGACATCAGTTTAATCATCTTTGAAGTGTGTTTAGTCAGACTTTGGGTGAGAAATCTTATCTTTATGAAGATTATGCCTCGaaaacgtttcaattttcagtcaCGAATGAAATTAATAAACTGGTTGAAATTTGAGCCACCTAACAATTTATCgcgacgattttattttttcaattaaaattaattgcGTGTAGTGCATAGGTGATGGATACTTGATATAAAAACTGATAGAGTCTGATGTGGTATTTTTGATTCTATTATACGATGAGTTCatttctattttgatttttttctcaagtcgTTGATGTCGACTTCAGTTGACAGTATTTTCTTGTGAAATTCAGCTGGGTTTTGTCTAATATAGTGAGGTGAAGTTAACGTTAAATATTGTACTAAAcgaatattattattaatttaaagaATAGTCTTCCAATGTGACCTCTGTTATTTGCGGAATTCCCTCGCGGTAATGCCATTTAAGTTTATAGCATTATTTAATTGTATGAATGGAACCACGTGAAGGGTCCGGAGGTATTCATGTGTTTCGGATTTGCATTCGCGAGGATTAAGTACCTCGttatgaaacaatttttgaacttggtgaaatttttgacgCAATTAgaatagatttttcaatttggtgcTTGTTTTTTGGTCGTGCTGGTTGATTATTTGTACATAAAACTGCGAATGgttcttttttcactttttcatcttGTTTGAAGCACTAGCGTCGTCAATTATAGCTGATATTTGAGATTCACAGCCTTGAAATCGTAATTTTGCAATTAGGTCAACTGGGAagactatttttcaaattttcaatcttaaaTCTTGATTTATTTTGGTATACAGTATACTTAGATATAACTAAGGTATAAACTGCATGTTCAtcataatatttaaatttcgaattaattgttttaaataattttaatttatcaatttttcacacaggTTATACGGGCATTGTATTAATCTTATAAAGAATAATCATCtgaaaaaatcagcttcctGATATACGCGTATAAATACTCGTTGGAATATTCCGAATCATATTATCGATCAAATCACGAACACGATGGGTGACAGTAATAAATGGCCGGAAGATGTCGGAATCTTAGCGATCGAATTCATATTTCCGAAAGAGTACGTCGATCAAACCGAACTTGAGCAATTCGATGGCGTTTCGGCTGGAAAATACACCATAGGATTAGGTCAGAAAGAAATGGGCTTCTGTTCGGATCTGGAAGACATAAATTCGTTATGTTTAACAGCTCTGAATAAATTAATCGAGAATAACAATTTAAAATACGAAGATATCGGAAGAATAGACGTGGGCACCGAAACCATCGTGGACAAATCGAAAAGTGTGAAAACCGTGTTGATGGATTTATTCAAAGATAGCGGTAATTTCAATATCGAAGGCTTAGATACGACCAATGCTTGCTACGGTGGTACTGCTGCTTTATTTAACGCTTTGTCGTGGATCGAATCGAGCTACTGGGATGAACGATTAGCGGTGGTGATAGCTGGTGATATTGCCGTTTATGCAAAAGGCAACGCTCGTCCGACTGGCGGAGCTGGTGCAGTAGCTATGCTAATCGGTCCGCATGCTCCTATCGTAGTAGAACGAGGtttacgtagtacgtatatGGCTCATGTGTACGATTTCTATAAACCCGATTTAACTTCGGAATATCCCATCGTTGATGGACAACTATCCATTCAGTGTTATTTATCGGCTTTGGATGCCTGTTACAAGACGTACCGCGTAAAAACGAAAGATCCTGAGTTTCGTATCGATAAACTAGACGCTATGGTGTTCCATTCGCCGTATTGTAAATTAGTGCAGAAATCCAGCGCTAGGTTATTATTCAATGATTACGTATTATGCCCGGATAAGCAGAAATATTATCCGGAATTGGAGCATTTGAAAGACGTGAAACTCGAAGATACGTATTTCGACCGCgatatcgaaaaattgtttttaactCGTGGTCAAAAAGTGTTCGATACCATGACGAAAAAATCACTGCTGCTGGCGAGTCGTGTTGGAAACATGTATACAGCATCGGTGTACAGCTGTCTCGCTTCCTATCTAACGACTACTCCTGCTGACGAATTGCCGGGTAAAAGGATAGGTATTTTTTCGTACGGTTCGGGGCTGGCATCCTCTATGTATTCGGTAAAAATTAAAGGAGGTCCTCATCTGGACAAATTAATCAACAGTATTTGTAATATTACGGAGAAACTCGATTCTCGTAAAAAAGTTTCACCTCGTGAATTTTCTGATATCCTTCAAAAACGTGCTGAAACCTTGCACGATGCTCCGTTTACGCCATCCACATCAACCGATACTTTGTTTCCGGGCACGTGGTATCTGAGCCATATTGATGAAAAGCATCGTAGGAAATACGCTAGAAAAACGTAAAAGGTGTGTGTGAATCGTCCATAGTACCATCTGCAGCTATTCGTGTTAATTTCAGATCATGAATTTATGAAATGCTCGTTTTTCTTTGTAGAATGAATTCTGTgatgtttaaaattaatttattcggaTCATGTTTTTGAAGTAATTATTCGGGATATTTGGTTACCATCGGCATTGCATTGTTGTacttatgttgaaaaatatacgtaaagatgaaatattgttattccataatttttttaagttaATTTACgttatgtttttcattttttttttttttttttttttaggagatgaccaagtattttaattttaatatttttcccGAGTTATTACGTTAATTATTTTAGTTTAGTACTTTACGTGTTAAATGGTCTGTTGATTAggtttttaattaatattttttacctGAAGTATACTTGTGCAATTTGAATTTATAATCTTGAGAACAATTTTCATAATCAAATATTATTACTTTAAACCTCGATGTAATCAAACTCATTGATGACATAACGtttgtgtaaaaattcaatattggTTACTTATTTTGTGTCTGTAGAAGAAAGTAAGCCATCATCACGACATTTGAAGAAGTTCAGCGCCATTCTTGCTTACTAGTGGTTATTTggatacataatttttttgttgttgtacAATGCTATCAGTTGTGTCTGTGTAATAAAGTAATTCTATTATGTTATTAGTTGTGATTTTTGTTGCTTATTGTGCATGAATAGAACAGCATCGTACCACAGtatgagaataatttttgattaaatttgatttaaatgcaagaatatttttaaaaaatatttatgctGTTCGAATGAAACTGGACTTACAAAACATACTTTCTCCTTCGTTCATTTTTCGCAGGGTTTTCTTAACGTTTAATCCCATAAACTTTGTAAAATTGTTAGAAATTATAGGTGGGTACTCGTGAATGCCTAAATGGcataagtttttcaaattattcttcgCGAATAGTCAAGGATTCTTTGTTTTAGATTCCTCCATTtcttgcttctttttttttataaatgcgGCGGGAATATTCAATTAGGTAATTTAGTAATTCTCTGTTTTTAATTTCCTCTCGTTTTAATCAATTACGCATTTTTTCTAGTTGGTTCAAGAGTATGCTATGGTTTCAAAAGTATTCAGAGATGATGTTCTGAAGAAACCTGCTCGAAGACATCACTGTCAGGCGTCTTTAATTTCAGAAGGTTTGGGTTATGAggatttgaataaattattccaTAACCCCCAAGATTTGGAATTTATCTTTGgtaataatcatttttatacgcatttttttttcaatcgagttCGTACAATCATTGAAATACATTCATTACGTATTTCCGTGCCTACTGCctacgtaccttacctactcaatGCAAAAATATTACTTATCTATTCATTTGCTGGAATTGAACAATTGCACACGTGTTGAGAGTGTTCTATTATTTATTTGCATAGGTATACTCACTTATTCATTCTGTTTGCCTTTTTTCAATATCTGCGCAAATACATAATGAATTTATGCTTTTATAAAACACCAAAGAACTTTTTCGAATAAATATAAGTCAGTATAATACGTCTTATTCACGCAAATAACAATAACACTTTCATGAGTTTTATTTCTGGTTTGCATTTATACAGAAATACTCAATGTCGAACAACCCGGTgaatatgaaaaagaaaactggCAAATTACAGATGATAATAAATTAGAATTGATACCAAAGCTGAAAATTGATGGCAATACATTTTACGAAAGTTCTGAATATGAAAAAGCTCTGGAAAAATACCAATTAGG
The sequence above is a segment of the Planococcus citri chromosome 3, ihPlaCitr1.1, whole genome shotgun sequence genome. Coding sequences within it:
- the LOC135841344 gene encoding hydroxymethylglutaryl-CoA synthase, cytoplasmic-like, with product MGDSNKWPEDVGILAIEFIFPKEYVDQTELEQFDGVSAGKYTIGLGQKEMGFCSDLEDINSLCLTALNKLIENNNLKYEDIGRIDVGTETIVDKSKSVKTVLMDLFKDSGNFNIEGLDTTNACYGGTAALFNALSWIESSYWDERLAVVIAGDIAVYAKGNARPTGGAGAVAMLIGPHAPIVVERGLRSTYMAHVYDFYKPDLTSEYPIVDGQLSIQCYLSALDACYKTYRVKTKDPEFRIDKLDAMVFHSPYCKLVQKSSARLLFNDYVLCPDKQKYYPELEHLKDVKLEDTYFDRDIEKLFLTRGQKVFDTMTKKSLLLASRVGNMYTASVYSCLASYLTTTPADELPGKRIGIFSYGSGLASSMYSVKIKGGPHLDKLINSICNITEKLDSRKKVSPREFSDILQKRAETLHDAPFTPSTSTDTLFPGTWYLSHIDEKHRRKYARKT